Within the Vibrio sp. DW001 genome, the region AAATGTCTCTCGAACGCCATTGTCTGTGTATGGGATCTTGCCATCCATAAGGTCGATATGGTACTGGAGCCCATTGACACGTAAATTCAGGTAATCAAACCAACCCGCTGCGGTCCACAAGTATTTTGTGCCTATCGTGAACGGGGTGACACCATTAGATTTTAACGTGTCGGCGACCTTAATAAACTCTTCCCAATTCGTTGGTTCGCTTAAGTTATATTGGTCAAATATGTCTCTTCGATAGTAGATTCCCCACTGGTAATAGGTATAAGGAACGCCATATATTTTGCCATTTACCGACATGGCTGCTTGTGTACTTGCGAAGTCTGGCACTAGGTTTTCTTGTTGCCAAAGGTCAGTAACATCTTCAAACAAACCTCTATCAACAAAGGTTTTCATTCGGTTTCCTGCGAACCAAAACACAACATCTGGTGGTGAGGTTACCAACCAGTTTCTGATTGCGGTTTTATAAGACTCATGATCATAAAGGTTGTACTTAACGGTGATGTCTGGATTCTCAATTTCAAATTTTTTGATGACTTCTTCCCACGCTTTCTTGGGCATAGGGTCAGACTCGCCAGAGTTAATGATTAAGGTCCCAGCATAAGCAGAATTCATTATCGCGAGTGAGGCACATACAGATACGATGGTGTTCTTAAATCTATCCATGATTTTCTCCTGTAACAGTGTTTAAGATAGCGTTTTTTGTACTTGCTATCGATGACTGCGTTTTATCATGCTCTGAACCGCGAACGGTGACATCCCGATATATTGTGAATTACTCCCGAAAACTGAACGGACTTCAGAAGTGTGAACTGTTACTTGTTACTTCACATTTTTTTTACAACTCAACAAATCTCCAGTAAATCGAACAATATGCCTGCTTCTTTAT harbors:
- a CDS encoding extracellular solute-binding protein produces the protein MDRFKNTIVSVCASLAIMNSAYAGTLIINSGESDPMPKKAWEEVIKKFEIENPDITVKYNLYDHESYKTAIRNWLVTSPPDVVFWFAGNRMKTFVDRGLFEDVTDLWQQENLVPDFASTQAAMSVNGKIYGVPYTYYQWGIYYRRDIFDQYNLSEPTNWEEFIKVADTLKSNGVTPFTIGTKYLWTAAGWFDYLNLRVNGLQYHIDLMDGKIPYTDNGVRETFQYWKTLIDKGYFVNNHATYSWQEAQAFIYNGDAAMYLIGNFFAANFTDDIAKKMDFFQFPNIKSSIPMAEDAPMNTLHIPSKAKNKQDAKQFLKFVARADTQTFINGYLSQIPTNNKAIAKDDPFLNEGIKVLNEASGTAQFYDRDTDPAMAKEGMKGFQEFMVYPERLDKILSHLEKTRQRIFKP